DNA from Prosthecobacter fusiformis:
CCTGCCCAAGTCTGAGTGGAAAACGAACAATGCCTATCGTGTCATCCAGGCCACCGTCTCCCGTGATGGATCATTGAAGGATGAGCAGGGAAAAACGGTAGATGGATGGAAGGTCACACTGGAACCTGAAAAGCAGCGTGCGGTCATCTTTCGGCCCCAGTTTGATGGCCTTCTACAAGGTTCCTTTGGTTACTCCCTGCGCTACAATGACAGCGTCTGGACCATGATCGTGGAGCGCATGCCTATTTCCATTTTCTTCGGCCTGGCCTCCTTTCTGATCATGTATTCAGTGTGCCTCCCTTTGGGCGTGCTGAAGGCCATCAAGCATCGGACCTTCATTGATAATGCCTCCTCTTTGCTGATCTTTGGTGCATACGCCATTCCATCCTTTGCCCTGGGCAGTGTATTGGTGGTTTACGTCGCCGCCCGTTGGGGCTGGTTTCCCTCCGGTGGTTTCACCAGTGAGAACTTTGCCGACCTCGGCCTGTTCGCCAAAGTCTTGGATTTGCTGCATCACGCAGCCCTGCCTCTGCTTTGCTACATCATTGGCAGCTTTGCCCTGCTGACCATGATGATGAAAAACAACCTCATGGATAATCTCGCGGCCGATTATGTCCGCACCGCGATAGCCAAAGGAGCCGGTTTTAAACGTGCCGTGCTTCACCATGCGCTGCGGAATTCACTCATCCCTGTGGCCAGTACCCTGGGCGGTGTCGTGATGATCTTTGTGGGCGGCTCCGTACTTATCGAGCGTATTTTTGACATCAATGGTCTGGGCATGCTGCATTTCCAGGCCGTGCTGGACCGGGACATCACCCTCATGATGGGCCTGCTGACCGTGGACGTCTTTTTGATCATGATCGGTAACATCCTGTCCGATTACTTTGTGGCCCTGGCCGATCCCCGCATCCGCTTTGACTGACGCATGACCCCGCGCACCCTTGGCATCGCCCTCACGATTTTCGCCTTCCTGGCAGCCTTGTTCCGCTGGCTGGGATTTCTTGTGCCCGTGTTCAAGCTGCCCTTTCTCGGCGGTGCCTGGGCAGGCTGGATTTTGGTCAGCTTATGCGGCCTCGCTGGCTTGAGGCTTTTGCTCAAAGGCCAGCGGGAGTGGCAGTTCAGCCCACTCACCCTGAAGCAGTTCCGCCGCTTCCGTTCCCTCCGGCGCGGTTACATTTCCTTCCTCATCCTGCTATCTCTCGCGGGGGGTGCCGCTTTGGACAATCTCATCGTCGGTAAGCGTGCCCTTGTCGTCAGCCATGCAGGCAGTCTCTACTTTCCTTTTCTGCGCAGTGATGTCATTCCGGGGAAAACCTTTGGCCTGGAATACGATGCGGAAACCAACTACCGCGAGCTGAAGCGTGTGTTTGAAAAAGAGGACAAGGGCTGGGTGCTTCTGCCTCCAGTGCCCTATGCACCTTCTTTGGATTCGGAGGACATCATTGAGACATTGGAAAAGCGCACCGATGGCCAGGTTTACCAGGCTGGGTCCAAGGAGGCTTTCAATGGCCGGGCCTACACTGTTTTCAAATCCAAGCCGGAACAAAAACGCCAGGAGTTCACCTACCGTGCCGGATTGCTTCAGGGGGAAATGCGCGGCTGGGATGCCGAAGGGGAGCAGGTGGAACGAGCCCGATATGACCATGGTCAACGTGTCGAA
Protein-coding regions in this window:
- a CDS encoding ABC transporter permease — protein: MRDYFIRRFLLILPTLIGATMVVYFITRMAPGGPVEAMMRNSMALSANRSMKDAGGSLSEEQKEQIKARFKLDKPYLIGYLMWLGALPDELDKRFIKFEEGKDSAPLTLKSLLPKSEWKTNNAYRVIQATVSRDGSLKDEQGKTVDGWKVTLEPEKQRAVIFRPQFDGLLQGSFGYSLRYNDSVWTMIVERMPISIFFGLASFLIMYSVCLPLGVLKAIKHRTFIDNASSLLIFGAYAIPSFALGSVLVVYVAARWGWFPSGGFTSENFADLGLFAKVLDLLHHAALPLLCYIIGSFALLTMMMKNNLMDNLAADYVRTAIAKGAGFKRAVLHHALRNSLIPVASTLGGVVMIFVGGSVLIERIFDINGLGMLHFQAVLDRDITLMMGLLTVDVFLIMIGNILSDYFVALADPRIRFD